The Brassica oleracea var. oleracea cultivar TO1000 chromosome C6, BOL, whole genome shotgun sequence genome includes a region encoding these proteins:
- the LOC106299515 gene encoding transcription factor SPT8-like isoform X1, which produces MESPRRGGSEEKSSCESGWTMYIEDTFHGNHHSEVVYEEYDDDDDFNGKEVDDDGDGDDDSSENGSDDSMTSDASSWPSTQHPRNPKNHAAAKKSNAKQVSHQTKNRACEKFSDEEEESEFKARTRTTTTSRVQSRGKASKTK; this is translated from the coding sequence ATGGAGTCTCCAAGAAGAGGAGGTTCTGAGGAGAAGAGTAGTTGTGAATCAGGATGGACTATGTACATAGAAGACACCTTCCATGGAAACCATCACTCTGAGGTTGTCTATGAAGAATATGATGATGATGATGATTTCAATGGAAAAGAGGTCGATGATGATGGGGATGGTGATGATGATAGTAGTGAAAATGGGAGCGATGATTCGATGACTTCTGATGCATCTTCATGGCCTAGCACTCAGCATCCAAGGAACCCCAAGAATCATGCAGCTGCAAAGAAGAGCAATGCCAAACAAGTCAGTCACCAGACAAAGAACAGGGCTTGTGAAAAGTTCAGCGACGAAGAAGAGGAATCTGAGTTCAAGGCTAGAACAAGAACCACTACAACTAGTCGTGTTCAAAGTAGAGGCAAGGCGAGCAAAACCAAATAA
- the LOC106299515 gene encoding transcription factor SPT8-like isoform X2 — MESPRRGGSEEKSSCESGWTMYIEDTFHGNHHSEVVYEEYDDDDDFNGKEVDDDGDGDDDSSENGSDDSMTSDASSWPSTQHPRNPKNHAAAKKSNAKQVSHQTKNRACEKFSDEEEESEFKARTRTTTTSRVQSRGKASKTK; from the exons ATGGAGTCTCCAAGAAGAGGAGGTTCTGAGGAGAAGAGTAGTTGTGAATCAGGATGGACTATGTACATAGAAGACACCTTCCATGGAAACCATCACTCTGAGGTTGTCTATGAAGAATATGATGATGATGATGATTTCAATGGAAAAGAGGTCGATGATGATGGGGATGGTGATGATGATAGTAGTGAAAATGGGAGCGATGATTCGATGACTTCTGATGCATCTTCATGGCCTAGCACTCAGCATCCAAGGAACCCCAAGAATCATGCAGCTGCAAAGAAGAGCAATGCCAAACAAGTCAGTCACCAGACAAAGAACAGGGCTTGTGAAAAGTTCAGCGACGAAGAAGAG GAATCTGAGTTCAAGGCTAGAACAAGAACCACTACAACTAGTCGTGTTCAAAGTAGAGGCAAGGCGAGCAAAACCAAATAA
- the LOC106298053 gene encoding uncharacterized protein LOC106298053, which yields MAPVVTASPPSPLHLPHSPLRLRLPPDLPPPWSCATVPFESLSPPEPPDPSDASLSLVIHRLFDTPFTFSQASFNIPNLASDVCSVIFSRLVVWRRHCSSLTCVGSLTLPFIMIEGKLVDTLIPVNRVMEEFHYPMDSFVEQFLFPIFLSMWSELDGQASLVLQGSSPG from the exons ATGGCTCCGGTGGTGACTGCGTCTCCTCCATCGCCACTCCATCTACCGCATTCTCCGTTGCGACTCCGTCTTCCTCCAGATCTACCGCCGCCGTGGTCGTGTGCTACTGTGCCGTTTGAATCTCTCTCCCCGCCGGAACCACCGGACCCTTCCGACGCTTCCTTAAGCCTCGTCATTCATCGGCTCTTTGACACACCATTCACCTTTTCTCAAGCATCTTTCAACATTCCAAATCTGGCTAGTGATGTATGCAGTGTGATTTTTAGCCGACTTGTTGTTTGGAGACGTCACTGTTCTTCTCTTACTTGTGTTGGTTCGCTTACTCTCCCGTTTATTATG ATTGAAGGAAAACTCGTTGATACGCTTATCCCGGTGAATCGGGTTATGGAGGAATTTCATTACCCAATGGATTCCTTTGTGGAGCAGTTTCTTTTCCCAATATTTCTTTCTATGTGGAGTGAATTGGATGGCCAAGCGTCGCTAGTATTGCAAGGATCTTCTCCTGGCTGA
- the LOC106299430 gene encoding UPF0496 protein At5g66660-like, producing MAAVGLVSQLLSKYSSSDKNGTNEPNLISYTTACEEDPELKSFGSSLDQRFSKLNRSLTTGVKTENFSLHAVKSVCGFLVEMNQNLVENIIANVDLLKNEELRSLVDLYYESSTSTLDLFNTVGNCTNKAKLSILIIRIAIQQFEKESMDTEIGRNKKKYAETLEELNKVKARGDPFGDEFKDQLKSVRAEHLKILEKVHEQVMKLDKQQGKLKRRRRLTTIFFSTMVLSFLAVEICSNIVGVPPLVQGTAFGLNLLMTPLGLYLNEMMKNREKDLDRQKEVVNIMEKNTNVNIQWTNTINSLVEKLTTSLSLILGSMELAVVKREEEAAKPLVEAILKEVDAFASTIQEAGEAVAKCISCVASGKLQVLEHITNSMSL from the coding sequence ATGGCGGCTGTTGGATTAGTCTCTCAACTACTGTCGAAATACTCAAGTTCCGATAAGAATGGAACCAACGAACCAAACCTGATTTCTTACACAACCGCTTGTGAAGAAGATCCAGAGCTCAAATCCTTTGGTTCTTCGCTTGACCAACGATTTAGCAAATTGAATCGCTCGCTCACTACAGGAGTCAAGACTGAAAATTTTTCCCTACACGCAGTCAAGTCGGTGTGCGGGTTTCTAGTTGAAATGAACCAAAATTTGGTCGAGAACATTATCGCCAACGTAGATTTATTGAAGAACGAAGAACTAAGGTCTTTGGTCGATCTCTATTATGAGAGTTCCACTAGTACTTTAGATCTATTTAATACAGTGGGGAACTGCACCAATAAAGCAAAATTAAGCATTCTGATCATTCGAATCGCGATCCAACAGTTTGAAAAAGAGTCGATGGACACAGAGATTGGAAGAAACAAGAAGAAGTACGCCGAAACGTTAGAGGAGCTGAATAAGGTCAAAGCTAGGGGGGATCCTTTTGGTGACGAGTTCAAGGATCAGTTGAAGTCTGTACGCGCTGAGCACCTTAAGATTTTAGAGAAGGTCCATGAGCAGGTGATGAAGCTTGATAAACAACAGGGTAAATTAAAGAGAAGGAGGAGATTGACGACTATTTTTTTCTCTACTATGGTTTTGTCTTTTTTGGCCGTAGAGATTTGTTCAAACATAGTAGGCGTACCTCCATTGGTGCAAGGTACTGCGTTTGGGTTGAACCTCCTGATGACACCTTTAGGACTATATCTCAACGAGATGATGAAGAACCGTGAGAAGGATTTGGATAGACAGAAAGAGGTGGTCAATATTATGGAGAAAAATACTAATGTCAACATCCAGTGGACAAATACGATAAATAGCCTAGTCGAGAAGCTTACGACGAGTCTCTCATTGATTTTGGGGTCTATGGAGCTTGCTGTTGTGAAAAGAGAAGAGGAGGCCGCAAAACCTCTGGTGGAAGCAATCCTTAAGGAAGTGGATGCGTTTGCTAGTACAATTCAGGAAGCTGGTGAAGCTGTGGCTAAGTGTATCTCATGTGTCGCTTCTGGGAAACTACAAGTTCTGGAACACATAACCAATTCAATGTCATTGTAA
- the LOC106299299 gene encoding UPF0496 protein At5g66660-like, producing MGAVGLVSQLLLKYSSYDEDETNERSMCLYTSACEEDPELKSFGSSLDRQFSELKTSLALTGGKTENYPINAVKSVCGFLVEMNQKMGESILASKDAFKNEELRSLVDLYYESSTKTLDLFNTVGSSANKAKLSIVIIRTAIQQFEKESKDTDLGGNKKKYEDTLEELNKVKAMGDPFGDEYKNQMKSVREEQLILLKKFHELAVKLDSKKKILKRKRRWVTIVYATAAMSFLAVEICLFIVIPPLGLYTALGVATGLNYVIGTVGVLVHKVLKKREKDLDKQKEVVNKMKDNTNVNIQATNTIHSLVEKLINSLSLILGSVERAVVKKEEEAVKPVMDLIRDEVDTFATAIKEVGEAVATYSTCVASGKLQVLEHITNSMSSKGKKLHVLERITNKMSSKGKKK from the coding sequence ATGGGGGCTGTTGGATTAGTCTCTCAGCTACTATTGAAATATTCAAGTTACGATGAGGATGAAACCAACGAACGAAGCATGTGTTTGTACACATCCGCTTGTGAAGAAGATCCAGAGCTCAAGTCATTTGGTTCTTCGCTTGACCGACAATTTAGCGAGTTGAAGACCTCGCTCGCTCTTACAGGAGGCAAGACTGAAAACTATCCCATAAACGCAGTCAAATCGGTGTGCGGGTTTCTAGTTGAAATGAACCAAAAGATGGGCGAGAGCATTCTCGCCAGCAAAGATGCATTTAAGAACGAAGAGCTAAGGTCTTTGGTTGATCTCTATTATGAGAGTTCCACGAAGACTTTAGATCTATTTAATACAGTGGGGAGCTCCGCCAATAAAGCAAAATTAAGCATTGTGATCATCCGAACGGCGATCCAACAGTTCGAAAAAGAGTCCAAGGACACAGATCTTGGAGGAAACAAGAAGAAGTACGAGGATACATTAGAGGAGCTGAACAAGGTTAAAGCTATGGGAGATCCTTTTGGTGACGAGTATAAGAATCAGATGAAGTCTGTACGCGAGGAGCAGCTTATTCTTTTAAAGAAGTTCCATGAGCTGGCGGTGAAGCTTGATAGTAAAAAGAAGATATTAAAGAGAAAGAGGAGATGGGTGACTATTGTTTACGCTACTGCGGCTATGTCTTTTTTGGCTGTAGAGATTTGTCTATTCATAGTCATACCTCCGTTGGGGTTGTATACTGCGCTTGGGGTTGCGACTGGGTTGAACTACGTGATTGGAACTGTAGGAGTATTGGTCCATAAGGTGTTGAAGAAACGTGAGAAGGATTTGGATAAACAGAAAGAGGTGGTCAATAAAATGAAGGACAACACGAATGTCAACATCCAAGCGACAAATACGATACATAGCCTAGTCGAGAAGCTTATTAACAGTCTCTCGTTGATTTTAGGGTCAGTGGAGCGTGCTGTGGTGAAAAAAGAAGAGGAGGCCGTAAAACCTGTGATGGACCTAATCCGTGACGAAGTGGATACGTTTGCTACGGCAATCAAGGAAGTTGGTGAAGCTGTGGCTACGTATAGCACATGTGTGGCTTCTGGGAAACTGCAAGTTCTGGAACACATAACCAATTCAATGTCATCGAAAGGGAAGAAACTACACGTTTTGGAACGCATAACCAATAAAATGTCATCGAAAGGGAAGAAGAAATAA